A window of Puntigrus tetrazona isolate hp1 chromosome 11, ASM1883169v1, whole genome shotgun sequence contains these coding sequences:
- the c11h6orf120 gene encoding UPF0669 protein C6orf120 homolog isoform X2, translated as MVLCWGCLLVLAALSRALGSLQHSEEPSLPEEWVLLHVVQGHIGAGNYSYLRLNHEGRIILYMQSLKGDADLYVSDKTLRPNFDTYKLQSTTCGQDMVIVPGDFLRPVGIGIYGHPSYMESEFEMKVFYDQTALTEEEIEKNSYSPDDTPGQSQHSQGPADVTEEEESILWTILIGILKIILEILF; from the coding sequence ATGGTGCTGTGCTGGGGTTGTTTGTTGGTGCTGGCGGCCCTGTCCCGGGCCCTGGGCTCTCTGCAGCATTCAGAGGAGCCTTCTCTACCGGAGGAATGGGTCCTGCTCCATGTCGTGCAGGGCCACATCGGTGCGGGAAACTACAGCTACCTGCGTCTCAACCACGAAGGACGCATTATCTTGTATATGCAAAGCCTCAAGGGAGATGCGGACCTTTACGTCTCTGACAAGACTCTGCGGCCAAACTTTGATACCTACAAGCTCCAGTCGACCACCTGCGGCCAGGACATGGTGATCGTCCCAGGGGATTTTCTTAGGCCTGTCGGAATCGGGATCTACGGACATCCCTCCTACATGGAGAGCGAGTTTGAGATGAAGGTGTTTTACGACCAGACGGCACTTACAGAAGAGGAAATCGAGAAAAACTCTTACTCCCCAGATGATACTCCGGGGCAGTCTCAACACTCTCAGGGCCCTGCGGATGTGACGGAGGAAGAGGAATCGATCCTGTGGACTATTCTGATTGGGATTCTTAAGATCATACTTgaaattttgttttga
- the c11h6orf120 gene encoding UPF0669 protein C6orf120 homolog isoform X1, with protein sequence MILLIRDCPCALRRRLEGGCRCSWGLAAVTMVLCWGCLLVLAALSRALGSLQHSEEPSLPEEWVLLHVVQGHIGAGNYSYLRLNHEGRIILYMQSLKGDADLYVSDKTLRPNFDTYKLQSTTCGQDMVIVPGDFLRPVGIGIYGHPSYMESEFEMKVFYDQTALTEEEIEKNSYSPDDTPGQSQHSQGPADVTEEEESILWTILIGILKIILEILF encoded by the exons atgattttactgaTTCGGGATTGTCCGTGCGCCCTGCGAAGACGTCTGGAG GGAGGTTGCAGATGTAGCTGGGGTCTGGCAGCTGTGACCATGGTGCTGTGCTGGGGTTGTTTGTTGGTGCTGGCGGCCCTGTCCCGGGCCCTGGGCTCTCTGCAGCATTCAGAGGAGCCTTCTCTACCGGAGGAATGGGTCCTGCTCCATGTCGTGCAGGGCCACATCGGTGCGGGAAACTACAGCTACCTGCGTCTCAACCACGAAGGACGCATTATCTTGTATATGCAAAGCCTCAAGGGAGATGCGGACCTTTACGTCTCTGACAAGACTCTGCGGCCAAACTTTGATACCTACAAGCTCCAGTCGACCACCTGCGGCCAGGACATGGTGATCGTCCCAGGGGATTTTCTTAGGCCTGTCGGAATCGGGATCTACGGACATCCCTCCTACATGGAGAGCGAGTTTGAGATGAAGGTGTTTTACGACCAGACGGCACTTACAGAAGAGGAAATCGAGAAAAACTCTTACTCCCCAGATGATACTCCGGGGCAGTCTCAACACTCTCAGGGCCCTGCGGATGTGACGGAGGAAGAGGAATCGATCCTGTGGACTATTCTGATTGGGATTCTTAAGATCATACTTgaaattttgttttga